Proteins encoded by one window of Juglans regia cultivar Chandler chromosome 15, Walnut 2.0, whole genome shotgun sequence:
- the LOC108993247 gene encoding uncharacterized protein LOC108993247 isoform X1, whose product MVISSSNSHNKEIAIRKRIASIFNKREEDFPSLREYNDYLEEVEDMTFNLIEGFDVPAIEEKIARYQEENAEQIMINRARKAEELAAALAASKAHPAQNDADGAQNQSSQMGYSIGTQGQYAPTLAGGQPRPTGMAPQPIPLGGGPDMLGYATDDEEMMKLRAERGGRAGGWSAELSKRRALEEAFGSIWIS is encoded by the exons ATGGTAATCTCCAGTTCTAATTCCCACAACAAGGAGATTGCCATCAGGAAGAGGATAGCCAGCAT ATTCAATAAACGAGAAGAGGATTTTCCATCTTTGAGAGAATACAATGATTATTTGGAGGAAGTTGAAGACATGA CATTTAACTTGATTGAAGGATTTGATGTCCCTgctattgaagaaaaaattgcaAGGTACCAGGAAGAAAATGCTGaacaaataatgataaatagagCTCGGAAG GCTGAAGAATTGGCTGCAGCATTGGCTGCAAGTAAGGCACATCCTGCTCAGAATGATGCCGATGGG GCTCAAAACCAAAGCTCTCAAATGGGATACAGTATAGGTACTCAGGGACAATATGCACCCACATTAGCCGGAGGGCAGCCACGGCCTACAGGAATGGCCCCACAACCAATTCCTCTTGGAGGGGGACCTGACATGCTAGGTTATGCTACTGATGATGAGGAAATGATGAAGCTCCGAGCAGAGAGAGGTGGAAGGGCTGGAGGGTGGAGTGCAGAGCTGAGCAAGAGGAGGGCCCTTGAAGAAGCATTTGGAAGCATCTGGATTTCGTag
- the LOC108993247 gene encoding uncharacterized protein LOC108993247 isoform X2: MVISSSNSHNKEIAIRKRIASIRKTILSAFNLIEGFDVPAIEEKIARYQEENAEQIMINRARKAEELAAALAASKAHPAQNDADGAQNQSSQMGYSIGTQGQYAPTLAGGQPRPTGMAPQPIPLGGGPDMLGYATDDEEMMKLRAERGGRAGGWSAELSKRRALEEAFGSIWIS; encoded by the exons ATGGTAATCTCCAGTTCTAATTCCCACAACAAGGAGATTGCCATCAGGAAGAGGATAGCCAGCAT AAGGAAAACCATTCTTTCAGCATTTAACTTGATTGAAGGATTTGATGTCCCTgctattgaagaaaaaattgcaAGGTACCAGGAAGAAAATGCTGaacaaataatgataaatagagCTCGGAAG GCTGAAGAATTGGCTGCAGCATTGGCTGCAAGTAAGGCACATCCTGCTCAGAATGATGCCGATGGG GCTCAAAACCAAAGCTCTCAAATGGGATACAGTATAGGTACTCAGGGACAATATGCACCCACATTAGCCGGAGGGCAGCCACGGCCTACAGGAATGGCCCCACAACCAATTCCTCTTGGAGGGGGACCTGACATGCTAGGTTATGCTACTGATGATGAGGAAATGATGAAGCTCCGAGCAGAGAGAGGTGGAAGGGCTGGAGGGTGGAGTGCAGAGCTGAGCAAGAGGAGGGCCCTTGAAGAAGCATTTGGAAGCATCTGGATTTCGTag
- the LOC108993204 gene encoding pentatricopeptide repeat-containing protein At4g30825, chloroplastic codes for MALLKLSISLDTFDSKKFNVSAAQPSNWCSEYSIFSYIHVSRACASSINPLNRKQINVSRFNIELPEISDSNQANKDIVLSSTKSLVNESVIEQKPDFKHKVGKRFLGSKKGIKREVGLEFRFGRNDTDREIENLFVGDGELDVDYSAIGSDLSLEHCNAILKRLEKCCDTKTMVFFEWMRSNGKLEQNMSAHNIVLRVLGRKEDWDAAEAMVRGLSIKLAGELDCRVFNTVIYSFCKLGRAELGAKWFRMMLENGVRPNVATFGMLMGLYQKGWNVEEAEFTFRQMRNFGIVCESAYSAMITIFTRLNLYDKAEQVIGLMTEDKVVLNLENWLVILNTFSQQGKLEKAELALFSMHGAGFPPNIVAYNTLITGYGKINNMDAAKRIFLSIVEIGLDPDETTYRSMIEGWGRVDNYKEAYWYYKELKRLGYKPNSSNLYTLINLQARHEDEEGAVRTLDDMLKMGCQCSSILGTLLQAYERAGRIDKVAQILNGPLYQHILVNQTSCSILVAAYVKHCLVDDAIRVLEDKVWKDLPFENNLYHLLICSCKELGQLEQAVKIYTQMPKHDDKPNLHISCTMIDIYSVMGLFPEAEKIYLKLKSSGIALDMIAFSIVVRMYIKAGSLRNACAVLDILDKQRDIVPDVYLLRDMLRIYQRCGMLDKLADLYHKIMKIGMTWDQEMYNCVINCCSRALPVDELSRLFDEMLQRGFSPNTITVNVMLDVYGKSKLFTKAKRLFWVAQKQGLIDVISYNTVIAAYGQNKKFKNMSSMVRKMQFNGFSVSLEAYNCLLDAYGKDKQMETFRSILQLMKESNCASDHYTYNIMINIYGEQGWIDEVAGVLTELKEHGLGPDLCSYNTLIKAYGIAGMVEDAVCLVKEMRENGIEPDKITYINLITALQKNDKFLEAVKWSLWMKQLGW; via the coding sequence ATGGCCTTGCTTAAGCTTTCCATTTCCTTGGATACATTTGATTCAAAGAAGTTCAATGTAAGTGCCGCTCAACCGTCGAATTGGTGCTCGGAGTATTCTATCTTTAGTTACATTCATGTAAGTAGAGCTTGTGCGAGTTCAATCAATCCATTGAATAGGAAGCAGATTAATGTCTCTCGATTCAACATTGAATTGCCCGAGATTTCCGATTCTAATCAAGCTAACAAGGACATTGTTTTGTCTTCAACTAAAAGTTTGGTAAATGAGAGCGTGATTGAGCAAAAGCCGGATTTTAAACACAAAGTTGGAAAAAGGTTTCTGGGTTCAAAGAAGGGGATTAAAAGGGAGGTGGGCTTGGAGTTTAGGTTCGGAAGGAATGATACAGACAGAGAAATAGAGAACTTATTTGTGGGTGATGGTGAATTAGATGTTGACTACTCTGCTATTGGGTCTGACTTGAGCTTGGAGCATTGTAATGCCATTTTGAAACGGCTCGAGAAGTGTTGTGATACCAAAACTATGGTTTTCTTTGAGTGGATGAGAAGCAATGGAAAGTTAGAGCAGAATATGAGTGCTCATAATATAGTTCTTCGGGTGCTGGGTAGAAAAGAAGATTGGGATGCAGCAGAGGCCATGGTTCGGGGTTTAAGTATTAAATTGGCTGGTGAATTGGACTGCCGGGTTTTTAATACGgttatatattcattttgtaaACTAGGGCGAGCAGAGTTGGGTGCTAAGTGGTTTCGTATGATGCTAGAGAATGGGGTTCGGCCTAATGTTGCTACTTTTGGGATGCTCATGGGACTTTACCAGAAGGGTTGGAATGTTGAAGAGGCAGAGTTTACTTTTCGCCAAATGAGGAATTTTGGAATTGTATGCGAGTCAGCATACTCAGCGATGATCACAATTTTTACCCGTTTGAATTTGTATGACAAAGCAGAACAGGTTATTGGCTTGATGACAGAAGATAAAGTGGTTTTAAACTTGGAAAATTGGTTGGTGATACTGAATACGTTTAGTCAGCAAGGTAAACTAGAGAAAGCTGAACTAGCCTTATTTTCGATGCATGGAGCAGGGTTTCCCCCAAATATTGTAGCATACAATACATTGATAACGGGGTATGGGAAGATAAACAATATGGATGCTGCTAAACGCATTTTTCTGAGCATCGTGGAAATTGGATTAGATCCTGATGAAACCACCTACCGATCCATGATTGAAGGTTGGGGTCGTGTAGACAATTATAAGGAGGCATACTGGTACTATAAGGAGCTCAAGCGATTGGGATACAAGCCAAACTCATCTAACTTGTACACACTAATAAACTTGCAAGCCAGACATGAGGATGAAGAGGGAGCTGTTAGAACTCTCGATGATATGTTGAAGATGGGATGCCAATGTTCGTCCATCCTTGGAACTCTTTTGCAGGCATATGAGAGGGCAGGAAGGATTGATAAAGTGGCACAGATTTTGAACGGTCCTTTGTATCAACACATTCTTGTTAACCAGACATCATGCTCCATTTTGGTTGCTGCATATGTGAAACACTGCTTGGTGGATGATGCTATAAGAGTGTTGGAGGATAAAGTCTGGAAGGATTTACCTTTTGAGAATAACTTGTATCATTTGTTGATTTGCTCATGCAAAGAGTTGGGTCAGCTTGAGCAGGCTGTTAAGATATACACTCAAATGCCTAAACATGATGACAAGCCGAACTTGCACATTTCATGCACAATGATTGACATTTACAGTGTCATGGGTCTATTCCCAGAAGCtgagaaaatttatcttaaGTTGAAATCTTCAGGAATTGCCCTGGACATGATTGCTTTCAGCATTGTTGTAAGAATGTATATTAAAGCTGGATCTTTGAGAAATGCGTGCGCTGTTTTAGACATTTTGGACAAGCAGAGGGACATTGTCCCAGACGTTTACCTGCTGCGTGATATGCTCCGCATATATCAGAGATGTGGCATGCTGGATAAATTAGCTGATCTATACCATAAAATCATGAAGATTGGAATGACTTGGGATCAGGAAATGTACAATTGTGTGATAAACTGCTGCTCTCGTGCTCTCCCAGTTGATGAGCTTTCCAGGCTTTTTGATGAAATGCTTCAGCGTGGGTTTTCTCCTAATACGATTACCGTCAATGTCATGCTTGATGTTTATGGAAAATCCAAGCTTTTCACGAAAGCTAAAAGGTTGTTCTGGGTGGCCCAAAAACAAGGATTGATAGATGTGATCTCGTACAATACTGTTATAGCTGCATAtggccaaaataaaaaattcaaaaacatgtCATCAATGGTTCGAAAGATGCAATTTAATGGCTTTTCAGTTTCCCTTGAGGCCTACAATTGCCTGTTAGATGCTTATGGGAAAGATAAGCAGATGGAGACGTTTAGAAGCATCTTGCAGTTAATGAAGGAATCAAATTGTGCTTCTGACCACtacacatataatataatgatcAATATTTATGGAGAGCAAGGATGGATTGATGAAGTTGCTGGCGTACTCACGGAATTGAAAGAGCATGGACTTGGACCTGATTTGTGCAGCTACAACACATTGATCAAGGCATATGGAATTGCAGGAATGGTTGAAGACGCTGTATGTTTGGtcaaggaaatgagagaaaatgggATAGAACCAGATAAGATAACATACATCAATCTGATAACTGCACTGCAGAAGAATGATAAGTTTTTGGAGGCTGTTAAGTGGTCCTTGTGGATGAAGCAGTTGGGTTGGTGA
- the LOC108993205 gene encoding uncharacterized protein LOC108993205 isoform X2 has protein sequence MSETDITAIKDTLQAQQQLLQKLYIDLDEEREASSTAASEALSMILRLQGEKAAVQMEASQYKRLAEERMSYVENTLSVFEDVINQKEMEIASLEFQVQAHRWKLLSMGCGESGAYESRFPEHPFLQRNDLCKLEIGANTIVRRLNSLPSIQLKDSYQKQSNLEREISGIPLSDLIPKIVKLKADQEFNVQNLDLEKKAGNYASGTFDSYWEQIRKLDERVKEVSDCKGSGRDNSASLKSEFIPCSLLPQLSIDKLCDQTSVESITNLDQVKLHEHRQEREALVNYPCSSSVQDILEVPQNNEKRKVHDYQEERSKLILEGENRLGKPDLVSEDPCALNIKDEIEWTEKMLHCENHDNKLIKARNRASDDCNVSCFPPRMGVSESQANFQQLCQRIERLEGDRHYFRNEISEAGEEEEGLKLLKEIHEQLNMIQTEVRSWRTKKSPPQDEQPLLSLTEAMLHFWI, from the exons ATGTCTGAAACTGATATTACAGCCATAAAAGATACTCTTCAAGCTCAACAACAACTCCTGCAAAAACTGTACATTGATTTGGATGAGGAAAGAGAAGCCTCATCTACTGCAGCTAGTGAAGCTCTATCCATGATACTACGTTTGCAAGGGGAGAAGGCTGCTGTACAGATGGAAGCAAGTCAATATAAGAGACTCGCGGAGGAAAGGATGTCTTACGTCGAGAACACTCTTTCAGTATTTGAAGATGTTATCAAtcagaaagaaatggaaattgCATCTCTTGAGTTTCAAGTTCAGGCTCACAGGTGGAAACTTCTTAGCATGGGTTGTGGTGAATCGGGTGCCTATGAAAGTAGATTTCCAGAGCATCCATTTTTGCAAAGAAATGATTTATGCAAGTTGGAAATAGGTGCTAATACCATTGTACGAAGACTGAACTCTCTGCCTTCAATTCAACTCAAAGATTCCTACCAGAAACAAAGTAATTTGGAAAGAGAAATATCTGGAATCCCCCTGTCAGATTTGATTCCAAAGATAGTGAAACTAAAAGCAGACCAGGAATTTAATGTTCAAAACTTGGATTTAGAGAAGAAAGCAGGAAACTATGCTAGTGGAACCTTTGATTCATACTGGGAGCAGATCAGAAAGTTAGATGAACGAGTAAAAGAGGTATCTGATTGTAAAGGTTCTGGTAGAGATAATTCTGCAAGCTTGAAGAGTGAGTTCATACCTTGTTCTTTACTTCCACAACTAAGCATTGACAAATTATGTGACCAAACAAGTGTAGAAAGTATTACTAATCTGGACCAAGTTAAACTTCACGAACATAGACAGGAAAGGGAGGCACTTGTTAATTATCCTTGCTCCTCAAGTGTCCAGGATATTCTTGAAGTCCCCCAAAATAATGAGAAACGTAAAGTGCATGACTACCAGGAAGAACGGAGTAAGTTGATATTGGAAGGTGAGAACAGGCTAGGAAAGCCAGATTTGGTCTCTGAGGATCCCTGTGCATTGAATattaaagatgaaatagaatggACAGAGAAAATGTTGCATTGCGAAAAccatgataataaattaattaaagcaaGAAATAGAGCAAGTGATGACTGCAATGTGTCTTGTTTTCCCCCAAGAATGGGTGTTTCTGAATCTCAAGCCAATTTTCAACAGTTGTGTCAGAGAATTGAGCGACTTGAGGGAGATAGACATTATTTCAGGAACGAAATTAGTGAGgctggagaagaagaagaaggattgAAGTTGTTGAAGGAGATACATGAGCAACTTAATATGATACAGACCGAGGTGAGAAGTTGGAGAACTAAGAAATCCCCTCCACAAGATGAGCAGCCTCTACTTTCTCTTACTGAG GCAATGTTACACTTTTGGATTTAA
- the LOC108993205 gene encoding uncharacterized protein LOC108993205 isoform X1, protein MSETDITAIKDTLQAQQQLLQKLYIDLDEEREASSTAASEALSMILRLQGEKAAVQMEASQYKRLAEERMSYVENTLSVFEDVINQKEMEIASLEFQVQAHRWKLLSMGCGESGAYESRFPEHPFLQRNDLCKLEIGANTIVRRLNSLPSIQLKDSYQKQSNLEREISGIPLSDLIPKIVKLKADQEFNVQNLDLEKKAGNYASGTFDSYWEQIRKLDERVKEVSDCKGSGRDNSASLKSEFIPCSLLPQLSIDKLCDQTSVESITNLDQVKLHEHRQEREALVNYPCSSSVQDILEVPQNNEKRKVHDYQEERSKLILEGENRLGKPDLVSEDPCALNIKDEIEWTEKMLHCENHDNKLIKARNRASDDCNVSCFPPRMGVSESQANFQQLCQRIERLEGDRHYFRNEISEAGEEEEGLKLLKEIHEQLNMIQTEVRSWRTKKSPPQDEQPLLSLTEVWLSFLFLFSFLLFILLIYCVCYSHLGYPRTYARAYKSLIT, encoded by the coding sequence ATGTCTGAAACTGATATTACAGCCATAAAAGATACTCTTCAAGCTCAACAACAACTCCTGCAAAAACTGTACATTGATTTGGATGAGGAAAGAGAAGCCTCATCTACTGCAGCTAGTGAAGCTCTATCCATGATACTACGTTTGCAAGGGGAGAAGGCTGCTGTACAGATGGAAGCAAGTCAATATAAGAGACTCGCGGAGGAAAGGATGTCTTACGTCGAGAACACTCTTTCAGTATTTGAAGATGTTATCAAtcagaaagaaatggaaattgCATCTCTTGAGTTTCAAGTTCAGGCTCACAGGTGGAAACTTCTTAGCATGGGTTGTGGTGAATCGGGTGCCTATGAAAGTAGATTTCCAGAGCATCCATTTTTGCAAAGAAATGATTTATGCAAGTTGGAAATAGGTGCTAATACCATTGTACGAAGACTGAACTCTCTGCCTTCAATTCAACTCAAAGATTCCTACCAGAAACAAAGTAATTTGGAAAGAGAAATATCTGGAATCCCCCTGTCAGATTTGATTCCAAAGATAGTGAAACTAAAAGCAGACCAGGAATTTAATGTTCAAAACTTGGATTTAGAGAAGAAAGCAGGAAACTATGCTAGTGGAACCTTTGATTCATACTGGGAGCAGATCAGAAAGTTAGATGAACGAGTAAAAGAGGTATCTGATTGTAAAGGTTCTGGTAGAGATAATTCTGCAAGCTTGAAGAGTGAGTTCATACCTTGTTCTTTACTTCCACAACTAAGCATTGACAAATTATGTGACCAAACAAGTGTAGAAAGTATTACTAATCTGGACCAAGTTAAACTTCACGAACATAGACAGGAAAGGGAGGCACTTGTTAATTATCCTTGCTCCTCAAGTGTCCAGGATATTCTTGAAGTCCCCCAAAATAATGAGAAACGTAAAGTGCATGACTACCAGGAAGAACGGAGTAAGTTGATATTGGAAGGTGAGAACAGGCTAGGAAAGCCAGATTTGGTCTCTGAGGATCCCTGTGCATTGAATattaaagatgaaatagaatggACAGAGAAAATGTTGCATTGCGAAAAccatgataataaattaattaaagcaaGAAATAGAGCAAGTGATGACTGCAATGTGTCTTGTTTTCCCCCAAGAATGGGTGTTTCTGAATCTCAAGCCAATTTTCAACAGTTGTGTCAGAGAATTGAGCGACTTGAGGGAGATAGACATTATTTCAGGAACGAAATTAGTGAGgctggagaagaagaagaaggattgAAGTTGTTGAAGGAGATACATGAGCAACTTAATATGATACAGACCGAGGTGAGAAGTTGGAGAACTAAGAAATCCCCTCCACAAGATGAGCAGCCTCTACTTTCTCTTACTGAGGTATGGCtctctttcttgtttcttttttcatttttgttatttattttactcatcTATTGTGTTTGCTATTCTCATCTTGGATATCCGAGGACCTATGCTCGTGCATATAAAAGTTTGATAACATGA